One window of the Nothobranchius furzeri strain GRZ-AD chromosome 3, NfurGRZ-RIMD1, whole genome shotgun sequence genome contains the following:
- the zeb2b gene encoding zinc finger E-box-binding homeobox 2b isoform X2, which yields MRQEIMADGPRCKRRKQANPRRKNALNYENMVETGSETEEEDKLPVSEEDPLINGTGSPASLTNPEASPCAESHGLLTKDEEDDEMRDSGVEHIWPDNDILSASVDGTDEMKDDFDALGPDATLQAVGNGTVKSVDCTSELEDFFAKRKLDDGDSHVVSIAEYLQRGDTAIIYPEAPEELSRLGTPEATGPEENDLPPGTPDAFAQLLTCPYCDRGYKRLTSLKEHIKYRHEKNEENFACPLCNYTFAYRTQLERHMATHKPARDQHQLLNQAAGNRKFKCTECGKAFKYKHHLKEHLRIHSGEKPYECPNCKKRFSHSGSYSSHISSKKCIGLIAVNGRMRGSLKPGSSPTSASASPTNTAITQLRQKLENGKPLSLADHNSHLNIKTEPLDFNDYKLMMASHGFGAPVPFMNGVMGGTSPLGVNHNSTAQSPLQHLGMTGLESQFAGYPGPLGNNLSEVQKVLQIVDNTVYRQKMDCKPEELSKLKAYMKELGNQMEEQKQGLTSPGGHQVGLPLVNHNGATKSIIDYTLEKVNEAKACLQSLTTDSKRQISNIKREKPNHMLEGVVDEKVPENNMFTPYACQYCKETFPGPIPLHQHERYLCKMNEEIKAVLQPSENLMPNNPGIFMEKNSHSSMLSEKGLTGPLNPYRNYMPVLMAYFAMNMEPNSEELLKISIAVGLPQEFVKEWFERKMQEYGTTRTPPLEHRGHTDMIVGTNNHQTPPKDSLAARSPVSLMKPNDCITSPSIAELNNNVNNCDNPLRHLKNHQFSGSAKPVGEKLDHSRSNTPSPLNLSSTSSKNSHSSSYTPNSLTSEDLQAEPLDLSLPRLMKEPKHALTVKSRPKVNSITIDHSSIPSPREHFEEPLNLAYLKKEFSGSTNNGNLEKSTSPIFGINPFAAKPLYTSLPPQTAFPPATFMPPMQASIPGLRPYPGMDQMGFLPHMAYTYAAGAATFAEMQQRRKYQRKPGFQGDLLDGTPDYLSGLDDMTDPDSCLSRKKIKKTESGMYACDLCDKTFQKSSSLLRHKYEHTGKRPHQCQICKKAFKHKHHLIEHSRLHSGEKPYQCDKCGKRFSHSGSYSQHMNHRYSYCKREAEEREAAEREAREKGHLEPTELLMSRAYLQGMTPQGYPELAEREAILRHDTVNGGIREGRKEVDGTYAKIGRREEFEEEEEEESKSMDTDPDTLRDEEENGEHSMDDSSLDGKMETKSDHEDVMEDGM from the exons ATGAAATGAAAGATGATTTCGATGCCCTGGGGCCTGATGCCACTCTGCAGGCAGTTGGAAACGGTACAG TCAAGAGCGTGGATTGCACTTCAGAGCTGGAGGACTTCTTCGCCAAGCGGAAGCTGGACGACGGCGACAGCCACGTGGTGAGCATTGCAGAGTACCTGCAGCGCGGCGACACCGCCATCATTTACCCAGAAGCCCCAGAGGAGCTGAGCCGCCTGGGCACGCCGGAGGCCACGGGACCCGAGGAGAACG ACCTGCCACCTGGAACGCCAGATGCCTTCGCCCAACTGTTGACCTGCCCCTACTGCGACCGGGGCTACAAGCGTTTGACATCGCTGAAGGAGCACATCAAGTACCGCCATGAGAAGAACGAGGAGAACTTCGCCTGCCCTCTGTGCAACTACACCTTTGCTTACCGCACTCAGCTGGAGCGACACATGGCCACGCACAAGCCAGCCAGGGATCAG CACCAACTGCTCAACCAAGCGGCCGGCAACCGCAAGTTCAAGTGCACCGAGTGCGGAAAGGCCTTCAAGTACAAGCACCATCTGAAGGAGCACCTCCGGATTCACAGTG GTGAAAAACCCTACGAGTGCCCCAACTGTAAGAAGCGTTTCTCTCACTCAGGCTCCTACAGCTCCCACATAAGTAGCAAGAAGTGCATCGGCCTGATTGCAGTCAACGGCCGCATGCGAGGCAGCCTGAAGCCTGGCTCCTCCCCCACCTCTGCCTCAGCGTCACCCACCAACACTGCCATCACCCAGCTACGCCAAAAGCTCGAGAATGGCAAGCCCCTCAGCCTCGCTGACCACAACAGCCACCTGAACATCAAAACAGAGCCGCTGGACTTCAACGACTATAAGTTGATGATGGCCTCTCATGGATTTGGAGCTCCTGTTCCATTTATGAACGGAGTGATGGGAGGGACCAGCCCACTGGGGGTGAACCACAACTCAACAGCTCAGAGCCCCTTGCAGCATCTTGGAATGACTGGGCTTGAATCACAGTTTGCAGGCTACCCAGGTCCACTGGGGAACAACCTGAGTGAGGTACAGAAGGTGCTCCAGATCGTGGACAACACTGTGTACAGGCAGAAAATGGACTGCAAGCCAGAGGAGCTCTCCAAGCTCAAAGCCTACATGAAGGAGCTGGGAAACCAgatggaggagcagaaacagggGTTGACATCGCCAGGTGGGCATCAGGTCGGTCTTCCACTCGTCAATCACAACGGCGCCACCAAAAGCATCATCGACTATACGCTAGAAAAAGTGAACGAAGCCAAAGCCTGCCTCCAGAGCTTGACAACAGACTCAAAGAGACAGATTAGCAATATCAAACGAGAAAAACCCAACCACATGCTCGAAGGAGTTGTGGATGAGAAGGTGCCGGAAAACAACATGTTTACACCTTATGCTTGTCAGTATTGCAAAGAAACCTTCCCCGGGCCAATACCTTTGCATCAACACGAACGCTACCTGTGCAAAATGAACGAGGAGATCAAAGCTGTGCTGCAGCCCAGTGAGAATCTGATGCCCAACAATCCAGGGATATTCATGGAGAAGAACTCCCACTCCTCCATGCTGTCTGAGAAGGGACTCACAGGCCCACTTAACCCTTACAGAAACTACATGCCTGTGCTGATGGCGTACTTTGCCATGAACATGGAGCCCAACTCGGAGGAGCTTCTTAAGATTTCCATAGCGGTCGGCCTCCCTCAGGAATTTGTTAAGGAGTGGTTTGAGCGGAAGATGCAGGAGTATGGAACTACTAGAACCCCACCACTAGAGCACAGGGGCCACACAGACATGATCGTTGGGACAAATAACCACCAAACTCCACCAAAAGACTCTTTAGCAGCTAGGTCGCCTGTGTCTCTCATGAAACCCAATGACTGCATCACGTCCCCTTCCATCGCGGAGCTCAACAACAACGTCAACAACTGTGACAACCCTCTCAGACATTTGAAAAACCACCAGTTCAGTGGCAGTGCCAAACCTGTTGGTGAAAAGTTGGACCACTCCCGCAGCAACACCCCCTCGCCGCTTAACCTGTCCTCCACTTCTTCCAAAAACTCCCACAGCAGCTCCTACACTCCAAACAGCTTAActtcagaagacctgcaggctgaACCACTCGACCTCTCGCTGCCGAGACTCATGAAGGAACCCAAGCACGCACTGACTGTCAAAAGCAGACCGAAAGTCAACAGCATCACCATCGACCACAGCAGCATCCCCTCCCCCAGAGAGCACTTCGAAGAGCCTTTGAACTTGGCCTATCTCAAGAAGGAATTCTCAGGCTCGACCAACAATGGGAACCTTGAAAAAAGCACTAGCCCCATCTTTGGCATTAACCCGTTTGCTGCCAAACCCTTGTACACGTCACTTCCTCCCCAGACCGCATTTCCCCCCGCCACATTTATGCCCCCTATGCAGGCCAGCATACCAGGTCTTAGGCCCTACCCGGGCATGGATCAAATGGGCTTCCTACCGCACATGGCCTACACTTACGCAGCAGGGGCAGCCACCTTTGCCGAGAtgcagcagaggagaaagtaccagCGGAAACCAGGTTTCCAG GGGGACCTGCTCGACGGCACTCCAGACTACTTGTCAGGGCTGGACGACATGACAGACCCCGACTCCTGTCTGTCGCGGAAGAAGATTAAGAAGACTGAAAGTGGTATGTACGCGTGTGACTTGTGCGACAAAACATTCCAGAAGAGCAGTTCCCTTCTAAGACACAAATATGAACACACAG GCAAGAGGCCGCACCAGTGCCAGATCTGCAAGAAGGCCTTCAAACACAAACACCATCTCATCGAGCACTCCAGGTTGCACTCGGGGGAAAAACCGTACCAGTGCGACAAGTGCGGGAAGAGGTTCTCTCATTCGGGCTCCTACTCGCAGCACATGAACCACCGCTACTCCTACTGCAAGAGGGAGGCCGAGGAGCGGGAGGCGGCCGAGAGGGAGGCCCGCGAGAAGGGCCACCTGGAGCCCACCGAGCTGCTCATGAGCAGGGCGTACTTGCAGGGCATGACTCCTCAGGGTTACCCGGAGCTGGCCGAGCGCGAGGCCATATTGAGGCACGACACCGTGAACGGAGGGATCAGAGAGGGACGCAAGGAGGTGGACGGAACGTATGCAAAGATTGGACGGAGGGAAGAgtttgaggaggaggaggaggaggagagcaagAGCATGGACACGGACCCGGACACGTTGAGGGATGAGGAAGAGAACGGAGAGCACTCGATGGACGACAGCTCACTGGACGGCAAAATGGAAACCAAATCGGATCACGAGGACGTGATGGAGGACGGCATGTAA
- the zeb2b gene encoding zinc finger E-box-binding homeobox 2b isoform X1, with translation MRQEIMADGPRCKRRKQANPRRKNAALNYENMVETGSETEEEDKLPVSEEDPLINGTGSPASLTNPEASPCAESHGLLTKDEEDDEMRDSGVEHIWPDNDILSASVDGTDEMKDDFDALGPDATLQAVGNGTVKSVDCTSELEDFFAKRKLDDGDSHVVSIAEYLQRGDTAIIYPEAPEELSRLGTPEATGPEENDLPPGTPDAFAQLLTCPYCDRGYKRLTSLKEHIKYRHEKNEENFACPLCNYTFAYRTQLERHMATHKPARDQHQLLNQAAGNRKFKCTECGKAFKYKHHLKEHLRIHSGEKPYECPNCKKRFSHSGSYSSHISSKKCIGLIAVNGRMRGSLKPGSSPTSASASPTNTAITQLRQKLENGKPLSLADHNSHLNIKTEPLDFNDYKLMMASHGFGAPVPFMNGVMGGTSPLGVNHNSTAQSPLQHLGMTGLESQFAGYPGPLGNNLSEVQKVLQIVDNTVYRQKMDCKPEELSKLKAYMKELGNQMEEQKQGLTSPGGHQVGLPLVNHNGATKSIIDYTLEKVNEAKACLQSLTTDSKRQISNIKREKPNHMLEGVVDEKVPENNMFTPYACQYCKETFPGPIPLHQHERYLCKMNEEIKAVLQPSENLMPNNPGIFMEKNSHSSMLSEKGLTGPLNPYRNYMPVLMAYFAMNMEPNSEELLKISIAVGLPQEFVKEWFERKMQEYGTTRTPPLEHRGHTDMIVGTNNHQTPPKDSLAARSPVSLMKPNDCITSPSIAELNNNVNNCDNPLRHLKNHQFSGSAKPVGEKLDHSRSNTPSPLNLSSTSSKNSHSSSYTPNSLTSEDLQAEPLDLSLPRLMKEPKHALTVKSRPKVNSITIDHSSIPSPREHFEEPLNLAYLKKEFSGSTNNGNLEKSTSPIFGINPFAAKPLYTSLPPQTAFPPATFMPPMQASIPGLRPYPGMDQMGFLPHMAYTYAAGAATFAEMQQRRKYQRKPGFQGDLLDGTPDYLSGLDDMTDPDSCLSRKKIKKTESGMYACDLCDKTFQKSSSLLRHKYEHTGKRPHQCQICKKAFKHKHHLIEHSRLHSGEKPYQCDKCGKRFSHSGSYSQHMNHRYSYCKREAEEREAAEREAREKGHLEPTELLMSRAYLQGMTPQGYPELAEREAILRHDTVNGGIREGRKEVDGTYAKIGRREEFEEEEEEESKSMDTDPDTLRDEEENGEHSMDDSSLDGKMETKSDHEDVMEDGM, from the exons ATGAAATGAAAGATGATTTCGATGCCCTGGGGCCTGATGCCACTCTGCAGGCAGTTGGAAACGGTACAG TCAAGAGCGTGGATTGCACTTCAGAGCTGGAGGACTTCTTCGCCAAGCGGAAGCTGGACGACGGCGACAGCCACGTGGTGAGCATTGCAGAGTACCTGCAGCGCGGCGACACCGCCATCATTTACCCAGAAGCCCCAGAGGAGCTGAGCCGCCTGGGCACGCCGGAGGCCACGGGACCCGAGGAGAACG ACCTGCCACCTGGAACGCCAGATGCCTTCGCCCAACTGTTGACCTGCCCCTACTGCGACCGGGGCTACAAGCGTTTGACATCGCTGAAGGAGCACATCAAGTACCGCCATGAGAAGAACGAGGAGAACTTCGCCTGCCCTCTGTGCAACTACACCTTTGCTTACCGCACTCAGCTGGAGCGACACATGGCCACGCACAAGCCAGCCAGGGATCAG CACCAACTGCTCAACCAAGCGGCCGGCAACCGCAAGTTCAAGTGCACCGAGTGCGGAAAGGCCTTCAAGTACAAGCACCATCTGAAGGAGCACCTCCGGATTCACAGTG GTGAAAAACCCTACGAGTGCCCCAACTGTAAGAAGCGTTTCTCTCACTCAGGCTCCTACAGCTCCCACATAAGTAGCAAGAAGTGCATCGGCCTGATTGCAGTCAACGGCCGCATGCGAGGCAGCCTGAAGCCTGGCTCCTCCCCCACCTCTGCCTCAGCGTCACCCACCAACACTGCCATCACCCAGCTACGCCAAAAGCTCGAGAATGGCAAGCCCCTCAGCCTCGCTGACCACAACAGCCACCTGAACATCAAAACAGAGCCGCTGGACTTCAACGACTATAAGTTGATGATGGCCTCTCATGGATTTGGAGCTCCTGTTCCATTTATGAACGGAGTGATGGGAGGGACCAGCCCACTGGGGGTGAACCACAACTCAACAGCTCAGAGCCCCTTGCAGCATCTTGGAATGACTGGGCTTGAATCACAGTTTGCAGGCTACCCAGGTCCACTGGGGAACAACCTGAGTGAGGTACAGAAGGTGCTCCAGATCGTGGACAACACTGTGTACAGGCAGAAAATGGACTGCAAGCCAGAGGAGCTCTCCAAGCTCAAAGCCTACATGAAGGAGCTGGGAAACCAgatggaggagcagaaacagggGTTGACATCGCCAGGTGGGCATCAGGTCGGTCTTCCACTCGTCAATCACAACGGCGCCACCAAAAGCATCATCGACTATACGCTAGAAAAAGTGAACGAAGCCAAAGCCTGCCTCCAGAGCTTGACAACAGACTCAAAGAGACAGATTAGCAATATCAAACGAGAAAAACCCAACCACATGCTCGAAGGAGTTGTGGATGAGAAGGTGCCGGAAAACAACATGTTTACACCTTATGCTTGTCAGTATTGCAAAGAAACCTTCCCCGGGCCAATACCTTTGCATCAACACGAACGCTACCTGTGCAAAATGAACGAGGAGATCAAAGCTGTGCTGCAGCCCAGTGAGAATCTGATGCCCAACAATCCAGGGATATTCATGGAGAAGAACTCCCACTCCTCCATGCTGTCTGAGAAGGGACTCACAGGCCCACTTAACCCTTACAGAAACTACATGCCTGTGCTGATGGCGTACTTTGCCATGAACATGGAGCCCAACTCGGAGGAGCTTCTTAAGATTTCCATAGCGGTCGGCCTCCCTCAGGAATTTGTTAAGGAGTGGTTTGAGCGGAAGATGCAGGAGTATGGAACTACTAGAACCCCACCACTAGAGCACAGGGGCCACACAGACATGATCGTTGGGACAAATAACCACCAAACTCCACCAAAAGACTCTTTAGCAGCTAGGTCGCCTGTGTCTCTCATGAAACCCAATGACTGCATCACGTCCCCTTCCATCGCGGAGCTCAACAACAACGTCAACAACTGTGACAACCCTCTCAGACATTTGAAAAACCACCAGTTCAGTGGCAGTGCCAAACCTGTTGGTGAAAAGTTGGACCACTCCCGCAGCAACACCCCCTCGCCGCTTAACCTGTCCTCCACTTCTTCCAAAAACTCCCACAGCAGCTCCTACACTCCAAACAGCTTAActtcagaagacctgcaggctgaACCACTCGACCTCTCGCTGCCGAGACTCATGAAGGAACCCAAGCACGCACTGACTGTCAAAAGCAGACCGAAAGTCAACAGCATCACCATCGACCACAGCAGCATCCCCTCCCCCAGAGAGCACTTCGAAGAGCCTTTGAACTTGGCCTATCTCAAGAAGGAATTCTCAGGCTCGACCAACAATGGGAACCTTGAAAAAAGCACTAGCCCCATCTTTGGCATTAACCCGTTTGCTGCCAAACCCTTGTACACGTCACTTCCTCCCCAGACCGCATTTCCCCCCGCCACATTTATGCCCCCTATGCAGGCCAGCATACCAGGTCTTAGGCCCTACCCGGGCATGGATCAAATGGGCTTCCTACCGCACATGGCCTACACTTACGCAGCAGGGGCAGCCACCTTTGCCGAGAtgcagcagaggagaaagtaccagCGGAAACCAGGTTTCCAG GGGGACCTGCTCGACGGCACTCCAGACTACTTGTCAGGGCTGGACGACATGACAGACCCCGACTCCTGTCTGTCGCGGAAGAAGATTAAGAAGACTGAAAGTGGTATGTACGCGTGTGACTTGTGCGACAAAACATTCCAGAAGAGCAGTTCCCTTCTAAGACACAAATATGAACACACAG GCAAGAGGCCGCACCAGTGCCAGATCTGCAAGAAGGCCTTCAAACACAAACACCATCTCATCGAGCACTCCAGGTTGCACTCGGGGGAAAAACCGTACCAGTGCGACAAGTGCGGGAAGAGGTTCTCTCATTCGGGCTCCTACTCGCAGCACATGAACCACCGCTACTCCTACTGCAAGAGGGAGGCCGAGGAGCGGGAGGCGGCCGAGAGGGAGGCCCGCGAGAAGGGCCACCTGGAGCCCACCGAGCTGCTCATGAGCAGGGCGTACTTGCAGGGCATGACTCCTCAGGGTTACCCGGAGCTGGCCGAGCGCGAGGCCATATTGAGGCACGACACCGTGAACGGAGGGATCAGAGAGGGACGCAAGGAGGTGGACGGAACGTATGCAAAGATTGGACGGAGGGAAGAgtttgaggaggaggaggaggaggagagcaagAGCATGGACACGGACCCGGACACGTTGAGGGATGAGGAAGAGAACGGAGAGCACTCGATGGACGACAGCTCACTGGACGGCAAAATGGAAACCAAATCGGATCACGAGGACGTGATGGAGGACGGCATGTAA
- the zeb2b gene encoding zinc finger E-box-binding homeobox 2b isoform X4: MRQEIMADGPRCKRRKQANPRRKNALNYENMVETGSETEEEDKLPVSEEDPLINGTGSPASLTNPEASPCAESHGLLTKDEEDDEMRDSGVEHIWPDNDILSASVDGTDEMKDDFDALGPDATLQAVGNGTVKSVDCTSELEDFFAKRKLDDGDSHVVSIAEYLQRGDTAIIYPEAPEELSRLGTPEATGPEENDLPPGTPDAFAQLLTCPYCDRGYKRLTSLKEHIKYRHEKNEENFACPLCNYTFAYRTQLERHMATHKPARDQHQLLNQAAGNRKFKCTECGKAFKYKHHLKEHLRIHSGEKPYECPNCKKRFSHSGSYSSHISSKKCIGLIAVNGRMRGSLKPGSSPTSASASPTNTAITQLRQKLENGKPLSLADHNSHLNIKTEPLDFNDYKLMMASHGFGAPVPFMNGVMGGTSPLGVNHNSTAQSPLQHLGMTGLESQFAGYPGPLGNNLSEVQKVLQIVDNTVYRQKMDCKPEELSKLKAYMKELGNQMEEQKQGLTSPGGHQVGLPLVNHNGATKSIIDYTLEKVNEAKACLQSLTTDSKRQISNIKREKPNHMLEGVVDEKVPENNMFTPYACQYCKETFPGPIPLHQHERYLCKMNEEIKAVLQPSENLMPNNPGIFMEKNSHSSMLSEKGLTGPLNPYRNYMPVLMAYFAMNMEPNSEELLKISIAVGLPQEFVKEWFERKMQEYGTTRTPPLEHRGHTDMIVGTNNHQTPPKDSLAARSPVSLMKPNDCITSPSIAELNNNVNNCDNPLRHLKNHQFSGSAKPVGEKLDHSRSNTPSPLNLSSTSSKNSHSSSYTPNSLTSEDLQAEPLDLSLPRLMKEPKHALTVKSRPKVNSITIDHSSIPSPREHFEEPLNLAYLKKEFSGSTNNGNLEKSTSPIFGINPFAAKPLYTSLPPQTAFPPATFMPPMQASIPGLRPYPGMDQMGFLPHMAYTYAAGAATFAEMQQRRKYQRKPGFQGDLLDGTPDYLSGLDDMTDPDSCLSRKKIKKTESGKRPHQCQICKKAFKHKHHLIEHSRLHSGEKPYQCDKCGKRFSHSGSYSQHMNHRYSYCKREAEEREAAEREAREKGHLEPTELLMSRAYLQGMTPQGYPELAEREAILRHDTVNGGIREGRKEVDGTYAKIGRREEFEEEEEEESKSMDTDPDTLRDEEENGEHSMDDSSLDGKMETKSDHEDVMEDGM; the protein is encoded by the exons ATGAAATGAAAGATGATTTCGATGCCCTGGGGCCTGATGCCACTCTGCAGGCAGTTGGAAACGGTACAG TCAAGAGCGTGGATTGCACTTCAGAGCTGGAGGACTTCTTCGCCAAGCGGAAGCTGGACGACGGCGACAGCCACGTGGTGAGCATTGCAGAGTACCTGCAGCGCGGCGACACCGCCATCATTTACCCAGAAGCCCCAGAGGAGCTGAGCCGCCTGGGCACGCCGGAGGCCACGGGACCCGAGGAGAACG ACCTGCCACCTGGAACGCCAGATGCCTTCGCCCAACTGTTGACCTGCCCCTACTGCGACCGGGGCTACAAGCGTTTGACATCGCTGAAGGAGCACATCAAGTACCGCCATGAGAAGAACGAGGAGAACTTCGCCTGCCCTCTGTGCAACTACACCTTTGCTTACCGCACTCAGCTGGAGCGACACATGGCCACGCACAAGCCAGCCAGGGATCAG CACCAACTGCTCAACCAAGCGGCCGGCAACCGCAAGTTCAAGTGCACCGAGTGCGGAAAGGCCTTCAAGTACAAGCACCATCTGAAGGAGCACCTCCGGATTCACAGTG GTGAAAAACCCTACGAGTGCCCCAACTGTAAGAAGCGTTTCTCTCACTCAGGCTCCTACAGCTCCCACATAAGTAGCAAGAAGTGCATCGGCCTGATTGCAGTCAACGGCCGCATGCGAGGCAGCCTGAAGCCTGGCTCCTCCCCCACCTCTGCCTCAGCGTCACCCACCAACACTGCCATCACCCAGCTACGCCAAAAGCTCGAGAATGGCAAGCCCCTCAGCCTCGCTGACCACAACAGCCACCTGAACATCAAAACAGAGCCGCTGGACTTCAACGACTATAAGTTGATGATGGCCTCTCATGGATTTGGAGCTCCTGTTCCATTTATGAACGGAGTGATGGGAGGGACCAGCCCACTGGGGGTGAACCACAACTCAACAGCTCAGAGCCCCTTGCAGCATCTTGGAATGACTGGGCTTGAATCACAGTTTGCAGGCTACCCAGGTCCACTGGGGAACAACCTGAGTGAGGTACAGAAGGTGCTCCAGATCGTGGACAACACTGTGTACAGGCAGAAAATGGACTGCAAGCCAGAGGAGCTCTCCAAGCTCAAAGCCTACATGAAGGAGCTGGGAAACCAgatggaggagcagaaacagggGTTGACATCGCCAGGTGGGCATCAGGTCGGTCTTCCACTCGTCAATCACAACGGCGCCACCAAAAGCATCATCGACTATACGCTAGAAAAAGTGAACGAAGCCAAAGCCTGCCTCCAGAGCTTGACAACAGACTCAAAGAGACAGATTAGCAATATCAAACGAGAAAAACCCAACCACATGCTCGAAGGAGTTGTGGATGAGAAGGTGCCGGAAAACAACATGTTTACACCTTATGCTTGTCAGTATTGCAAAGAAACCTTCCCCGGGCCAATACCTTTGCATCAACACGAACGCTACCTGTGCAAAATGAACGAGGAGATCAAAGCTGTGCTGCAGCCCAGTGAGAATCTGATGCCCAACAATCCAGGGATATTCATGGAGAAGAACTCCCACTCCTCCATGCTGTCTGAGAAGGGACTCACAGGCCCACTTAACCCTTACAGAAACTACATGCCTGTGCTGATGGCGTACTTTGCCATGAACATGGAGCCCAACTCGGAGGAGCTTCTTAAGATTTCCATAGCGGTCGGCCTCCCTCAGGAATTTGTTAAGGAGTGGTTTGAGCGGAAGATGCAGGAGTATGGAACTACTAGAACCCCACCACTAGAGCACAGGGGCCACACAGACATGATCGTTGGGACAAATAACCACCAAACTCCACCAAAAGACTCTTTAGCAGCTAGGTCGCCTGTGTCTCTCATGAAACCCAATGACTGCATCACGTCCCCTTCCATCGCGGAGCTCAACAACAACGTCAACAACTGTGACAACCCTCTCAGACATTTGAAAAACCACCAGTTCAGTGGCAGTGCCAAACCTGTTGGTGAAAAGTTGGACCACTCCCGCAGCAACACCCCCTCGCCGCTTAACCTGTCCTCCACTTCTTCCAAAAACTCCCACAGCAGCTCCTACACTCCAAACAGCTTAActtcagaagacctgcaggctgaACCACTCGACCTCTCGCTGCCGAGACTCATGAAGGAACCCAAGCACGCACTGACTGTCAAAAGCAGACCGAAAGTCAACAGCATCACCATCGACCACAGCAGCATCCCCTCCCCCAGAGAGCACTTCGAAGAGCCTTTGAACTTGGCCTATCTCAAGAAGGAATTCTCAGGCTCGACCAACAATGGGAACCTTGAAAAAAGCACTAGCCCCATCTTTGGCATTAACCCGTTTGCTGCCAAACCCTTGTACACGTCACTTCCTCCCCAGACCGCATTTCCCCCCGCCACATTTATGCCCCCTATGCAGGCCAGCATACCAGGTCTTAGGCCCTACCCGGGCATGGATCAAATGGGCTTCCTACCGCACATGGCCTACACTTACGCAGCAGGGGCAGCCACCTTTGCCGAGAtgcagcagaggagaaagtaccagCGGAAACCAGGTTTCCAG GGGGACCTGCTCGACGGCACTCCAGACTACTTGTCAGGGCTGGACGACATGACAGACCCCGACTCCTGTCTGTCGCGGAAGAAGATTAAGAAGACTGAAAGTG GCAAGAGGCCGCACCAGTGCCAGATCTGCAAGAAGGCCTTCAAACACAAACACCATCTCATCGAGCACTCCAGGTTGCACTCGGGGGAAAAACCGTACCAGTGCGACAAGTGCGGGAAGAGGTTCTCTCATTCGGGCTCCTACTCGCAGCACATGAACCACCGCTACTCCTACTGCAAGAGGGAGGCCGAGGAGCGGGAGGCGGCCGAGAGGGAGGCCCGCGAGAAGGGCCACCTGGAGCCCACCGAGCTGCTCATGAGCAGGGCGTACTTGCAGGGCATGACTCCTCAGGGTTACCCGGAGCTGGCCGAGCGCGAGGCCATATTGAGGCACGACACCGTGAACGGAGGGATCAGAGAGGGACGCAAGGAGGTGGACGGAACGTATGCAAAGATTGGACGGAGGGAAGAgtttgaggaggaggaggaggaggagagcaagAGCATGGACACGGACCCGGACACGTTGAGGGATGAGGAAGAGAACGGAGAGCACTCGATGGACGACAGCTCACTGGACGGCAAAATGGAAACCAAATCGGATCACGAGGACGTGATGGAGGACGGCATGTAA